Below is a genomic region from Gemmobacter sp. 24YEA27.
CGGTCGGGAGAAGTCCAATGTGACACCATTGGCATAGGCCCACAGATCCAGGTCGCGGGAGATAAACTCGCTGCCGTTATCGACCCTGATCGTCTGCGGGTAGCCGATCTGCCGACAGACCCGTTCGAGCGTCTGAACCACATCCTCGCCCCGGTAAGCAAATCGGGGATCCGTCGCCGGGCAATAACGCGAATGGATATCCACGATGGTCAGGATCCGCAGTTTCTTGCCCAGGGCGAGCTGGTCATGGACAAAATCCATCGCCCAGACCTCGTTCGGTCCGGAGGCCTCCTGTCGGTCCTCGCGCAGCCTCGCCTTCACCCGGCGCTTCGGATGCCTGTTGCGCAGCTGCAGGCCCAACTCATTGTAAATCCTGCGTGTCTTCTTGATGTTCACCTGCCAGCCCTCCCGCCGCAGCAGCACATGGATGCGCCGGTAGCCATAGCGCACACGCGTTTCGCAGATCTCGCGGATCCGCAGTTCGAGGCCAGCCTGCCCGGTGCGACGGGATTTGTAATGGTAGCTCGAAGTGTCGAACCGCTGCGCCTGGCAGGCCCGTCGGATCGAGACATCCCAGTCAACCAGAAGCCCGTCAACAAGCTTGCGCGTCCGGACAGGCCTCAGAGCTTTCGGCGGATGACGTCCTGCAGCATCTCGCGGTCGAGCGTCAGGTCCGCCACGATCTTCTTCAGCCGTGCATTCTCGTCCTCAAGCGCCTTCAACCGCCGCATCTCATCGGGAAGCAACCCGCCATAACGCTTCTTCCAGTTGAAGTATGTGGCCTGGCTGATCCCCGCCTTGCGGCAGATCTCGGCAACAGGCGTGCCTTCCTCGCCCTGCTTCAGAATGAACGCCTTCTGCGCTTCCGTGAACTTCGATGCCTTCATCGTCTTCAGCTCCTCTCCCAGCCAGGGAAAACTAGCCGAAAACTCCAGCTTAAGACGGTCCAGTTTCCAGGGGGCAGAGCAGTTGGCCGTGCCGCCTTTGAACTCCGCCCTGTGCATGACGCGCTGATGGCCAATCTGAAACGGTCCACCAAGCTGTTCATGGATGAGACCCGCGCCCCGGTCCTCGATCCGGGGGCAGGTCAGGGCCAGAAAGACCAGGACCGGATACTTCTGGGCGCTTGCCCGCGATGACCGCCCCTGGAGCGGCGCGGCGCCACCGGCCGTGGCCTTCACCTATGCGCCCGGTCGGGGTGGGCAACATGCCGAACGGATATTGCAGGGCTTTGGGGGCATCCTGCAGGTCGATGGTTATGCAGGATACAATCGGCTGATTGCGCCAGACCGGATCGGCCCAGGTATCCAGTTGGCCCATTGCTGGGCCCATGTCCGCCGCAAGCTGATCGAGATAACCCGCAACGGTTCAGCGCCGATTGCCGAGGAAGGCGTGACCCTCATCCGCGATCTCTATGCCAACGAGGCCGATATCCGCGGAAACGACCCCGCAACCCGACTTGCCGCCCGGCTCGAACGTTCCGCCCCGATCCTCGCCCGTATCGACGCCTGGCTAAGCCACCACCGCGCCCGCGCGTCGGCAAAGTCACCCTTGGGCGAGGCGTTGGCCTATATCGCCAAATACCACGGCGGTCTCGGTCGCTTCCTGACCGATGGACGTGTCGAGCTGGACAGCAACACCGTCGAGCGCACCATTCGTCCCATCGCCCTGAACAGAAAGAAAGCCCTCTTCGCTGGTCACGACGCCGGCGCCGAAAACTGGGCCGTCATCGCCTCACTCATTGAGACCTGCAAAATGAACGGCGTCGATCCCCATGCCTGGCTGACAACCACCCTCACCGACATCGTCAAAGGCCACAAACAAAGCCAGATCCAGGACCTGCTCCCGCGGAACTACGCCGCCACCGTGTGAGCGGGACATCGCTTACGAAGCGTCATTGCGGACGGTCGACAGGACGTCCAGCCCTGATGGGCGTCATGCGGGTTTGCCACCCTTCCAAGCCCATGCCTGATATGCCCCTCAGTGCGGCATCTCCGATGGTCCTTGCGCCTTTCGGGTTCGGGTCCCCGTCGATTTCCTGACCGGCAGGGCTTGCAGTTGCGGGAATTTGGGTCGAAACCTGTTCGTTGCCAGCGAAATTCCCAAGGAGCGTCTCCCCTATGGCCAGAGATCCCATTGTGCGAGAAGAACCCGAATCGGACGATACGGAGAGCTCTGCCCGGCGGGATGGACATCAGTTCGGCGCAATCCTGCGCGCCCGCCGACGGGCGCTGGATCTCACCCTGAACGACGTTTCGCAAAAGACCGGTCTCGCCAAAGGGTTTCTCAGCGACATCGAACGCGACAAGACTTCGCCCTCTGTTGCATCGCTTGTCAGCCTTTGTGATGCGCTGAGCCTGCCGGTGGGCGATCTTTTTGCCCCCTCGCCGAATGTCCTGGTGCGGGCCGAGGCGCGCCAGCCGATCAAGTTTGGCGGCATCGGTGTGTCCGATCACCTTCTCACCCCCAGCCACGGGGTAAAGATGCAAGCGATCTGGTCGGAAATCGCGCCGGGGGAACCGCAGGTGATCAGCTCTATGCGCTGCGTTCCGAGGAAGAGCTGGTTCTGGTCATAAGTGGTGATCTTGCCCTGAATATCGAGGGTGAGGAGACGATTCTTCACCCCGGAGATTCGATGAGCTTCGATCCCCGGCGCCTGCACAGCTTTCGAAACCCCTCGTCTTCGCTGCCCACGATTGCGGTATTCATCATGACGCCGCCCCCGACCTGACCGTTTTTGTTACGCTCATGGAGAACAAAGTTCGGTATTTGCGAAATTGTTATTGACGAGATCGCCGAACAGCTTCACGTTCTGTAAAAACAATACAGGGAGCAATTTCATGAATACCCGCCAAAGCAGATGTATGATTCCGGGCAAAGCGACCCTGGCAGCGGTGATTGTCGCCGCCGCTTCGCCCCTTGCCGCCCAGACCGTGCCGGATTTTGCCGCCGACGGCTTCTCGGTCTGCGTTGACCCGACATTCCCGCCAATGGAATACATGGCGGACGCCGCCGACAAAGAGCCGAGCGGCGTTGATATTGATGTCGCGCGTGCGCTGGCTGCGCATTGGGGCGTTGACGCCAGCTTTGTCAGCATGGATTTCGCGGGCCTCTTGCCCAGCCTCGAGGCCGGGCGCTGCGACGCGGTGATTTCCGGCACTGTGCTGCGCGAAGATCGGCTGAAGACCTTCAATGCCGTCCCCTATCTTGACACATCCACCGTGCTGATCGCCGGTAAGGGGGCGCCGGTCGTCTCTGATATCGCCGAGCTGGCGGGCAAAACCGTCGCGGTGCAATCCGGCACCTCATATCCCGGCCGGATGGAAAGTCTGAATGCCGAGCTGGAAGCTGCGGGCCATGCTCCGACCAAAATCCAGCAATATCCCAAACAAAGCGATGCGATCCAGCAGCTGCTGGTCGGGCGTGCCGCCTATGTCGTAACTCAGGATACTGAAATCGCCTTCCGCGAGCTTCAGGATCCCGGCAAGTTCGATGTCGTCTTCACCATGCCTGCCGCCGCTTTCGAGCCTTTCTCGGTCTATCTGCGCAAGGATGACGCCGAAACGGCGAAAACCGGCGAGGCGGTGAAGGCTCTGGTTGAGAATGGCGAGCTGCTGAAGATCGTCGAAAAATGGAACCTCTCGCCCTCGCAGCTTAACGGCATCGGCGAGTAATATACTGACAGGGCCACCATGAGTTTTGATCTTTCAACCTTTTGGGAGGCCCTGTTTTCATGGCCCTTCCTGCGCGGCGCGCTGCTGACCCTCGGGTTGACGGTCGCTGCGCATATGACCGCGATCCTGATCGCGCTGCCCCTGGCGGTGGTCCTTAACGGACCACCCTCACTGCTGCGCAAACTGATCACGGCCTATGTCGGGTTTTTCCGGGCAGTTCCGACACTGCTGCAGTTGCTGTTCGTCTGGAACGCGCTGCCGCAGATCTTCCCGATTTTTCGTGAGGAATGGTTCACGCCTTTCCTTGCGGCATGGATTGCGCTTTCGCTGAATGAATCGGCCTATCAGGTCGAGATCAACCGATCTGCGCTTTCGGCAGTGGATAACGGGCAGATGGCGGCGGGTCAGGCGATCGGTCTGAAGAAGTCGCATATCTACCGCTATATCATGATGCCTCAGGCGTTGCGGGTGGCACTGCCGCCGACGATGAACGAATTCATCACGCTGCTGAAGCTGACATCGCTGGCCTCGATCATCTCGCTCCAGGAGCTGATGACCGTCACCCAGATCAATGTCGCCCGGACCTTCCAGTTCTCGGAATATTACGCTGTGGCGCTGACCTGGTATCTGGTCATGGTCTATTGCCTGATGGGTCTGCAGAAACTGGTCGAGCGCCGCTTCCGCTGGTCAAGCCGCACCGAGGCCGCCGTGCTGGCCGAAACCCGCCGCAGCAGGGGGTGGTAAGAAATGATCAGCCTGAAAAACGTCAATAAGAACTACGGCGCCTTCCATGCGCTGAAAGATGTCAGCCTTGATATCGCCCAGGGTGAGAAGGTGGTGATCTGCGGTCCTTCGGGCTCGGGGAAGTCCACGCTGATCCGTTGTGTGAACCATCTTGAGCCGCATGACAGCGGCGAAATCCGGGTTGATGGGCTGGAGGTGGGCGCTGCAAAAGACGTGCTGAAGGTCCGGCGCACGGCTGGCATGGTGTTCCAGAATTTCAATCTCTTCCCGCATCTCACCGTGCTGGAAAACTGCATCCTCGCGCCAAAGCTCGCCAGCGGGGTGAGCGACCGCGAGGCGCGGAAGATGGCGGAGGAATACCTCGCCCGGGTCCATATCCTGGATCAGGCCTGGAAATTTCCGATCCAGCTCTCGGGCGGCCAGCAGCAGCGGGTCGCCATCGCGCGCGCGCTGTGCATGAAGCCCAAGGTCATGCTGTTTGACGAACCGACATCGGCGCTTGACCCGGAAATGGTCGGTGAAGTGCTGGATGTAATGGGCGAGCTGGCGGCCGAAGGCATGACCATGATCTGCGTCACCCATGAAATGGCGTTTGCCCGCAAGGTCGCGGACCGCGTTGTCTTCATGGATGCCGGTCGCATCATCGAAGTGGCGCCGCCCGAAGAGTTCTTTGCTGCGCCGAAATCTGACCGGGCGCGCGCCTTCCTCTCACAGATCTCGCATTGACCGCCAGGCTGACTGGCAGGGGCCACGCGCCCCCGGCAATGCCCAATACCCTCAAGGAGAACGACATGGCTGATTTCGACATCGAACAGGCCAAAAAGGACGTGGGCCGCTGGTACTGGCATGGTATCCCGACCTTCTTCCGCTGCGAATGGAACGAAGATCCTGCTGCGGCCGATATCGCCCTGATCGGCGTGCCGCACAGTTCCGGCAATGGCTCGACCGAGCGTGACCAGCATCTCGGGCCGCGCGCGGTCAGGAATATCTCGGCCCTTTATCGCCGCAGCCATGGCCGCTTTGGGATCACGCCCTGGGATCTTGTCACCATCAATGATGCCGGTGACACGCCGCTGCCCGAAGCGATGAACAATGACGTCTCGGTTGAGCATATCGAAGCCTATGCCGCGCAGTTCGAAAAAGCCGGCACCCGCGTTGTCGCCATGGGTGGCGATCACTCGATCACCGGACCGCTGGTCAAGGCCTGCGCCGGCGCGCATTCCTCGCTGACCGACGGCCAAAAAGTGGCTTTGGTGCATTTTGAC
It encodes:
- a CDS encoding IS3 family transposase (programmed frameshift) — translated: MKASKFTEAQKAFILKQGEEGTPVAEICRKAGISQATYFNWKKRYGGLLPDEMRRLKALEDENARLKKIVADLTLDREMLQDVIRRKPLRPVRTRKLVDGLLVDWDVSIRRACQAQRFDTSSYHYKSRRTGQAGLELRIREICETRVRYGYRRIHVLLRREGWQVNIKKTRRIYNELGLQLRNRHPKRRVKARLREDRQEASGPNEVWAMDFVHDQLALGKKLRILTIVDIHSRYCPATDPRFAYRGEDVVQTLERVCRQIGYPQTIRVDNGSEFISRDLDLWAYANGVTLDFSRPGKPTDNGFIEAFNSKLRAECLNAHWFMDLADAREKLEAWRRDYNEVRPHSAIGYNVPINLHIPGGAASPPP
- a CDS encoding helix-turn-helix transcriptional regulator, whose amino-acid sequence is MARDPIVREEPESDDTESSARRDGHQFGAILRARRRALDLTLNDVSQKTGLAKGFLSDIERDKTSPSVASLVSLCDALSLPVGDLFAPSPNVLVRAEARQPIKFGGIGVSDHLLTPSHGVKMQAIWSEIAPGEPQVISSMRCVPRKSWFWS
- a CDS encoding cupin domain-containing protein; the encoded protein is MEGEETILHPGDSMSFDPRRLHSFRNPSSSLPTIAVFIMTPPPT
- a CDS encoding transporter substrate-binding domain-containing protein, translating into MNTRQSRCMIPGKATLAAVIVAAASPLAAQTVPDFAADGFSVCVDPTFPPMEYMADAADKEPSGVDIDVARALAAHWGVDASFVSMDFAGLLPSLEAGRCDAVISGTVLREDRLKTFNAVPYLDTSTVLIAGKGAPVVSDIAELAGKTVAVQSGTSYPGRMESLNAELEAAGHAPTKIQQYPKQSDAIQQLLVGRAAYVVTQDTEIAFRELQDPGKFDVVFTMPAAAFEPFSVYLRKDDAETAKTGEAVKALVENGELLKIVEKWNLSPSQLNGIGE
- a CDS encoding amino acid ABC transporter permease: MSFDLSTFWEALFSWPFLRGALLTLGLTVAAHMTAILIALPLAVVLNGPPSLLRKLITAYVGFFRAVPTLLQLLFVWNALPQIFPIFREEWFTPFLAAWIALSLNESAYQVEINRSALSAVDNGQMAAGQAIGLKKSHIYRYIMMPQALRVALPPTMNEFITLLKLTSLASIISLQELMTVTQINVARTFQFSEYYAVALTWYLVMVYCLMGLQKLVERRFRWSSRTEAAVLAETRRSRGW
- a CDS encoding amino acid ABC transporter ATP-binding protein, whose protein sequence is MISLKNVNKNYGAFHALKDVSLDIAQGEKVVICGPSGSGKSTLIRCVNHLEPHDSGEIRVDGLEVGAAKDVLKVRRTAGMVFQNFNLFPHLTVLENCILAPKLASGVSDREARKMAEEYLARVHILDQAWKFPIQLSGGQQQRVAIARALCMKPKVMLFDEPTSALDPEMVGEVLDVMGELAAEGMTMICVTHEMAFARKVADRVVFMDAGRIIEVAPPEEFFAAPKSDRARAFLSQISH